From the Lathyrus oleraceus cultivar Zhongwan6 chromosome 4, CAAS_Psat_ZW6_1.0, whole genome shotgun sequence genome, one window contains:
- the LOC127135364 gene encoding uncharacterized protein LOC127135364 has protein sequence MLKKAGKDIPTKSGTKTNPKSQKEVPGQMLDKASKEIPTTSGTKSQIMMRLEKMVEESDIMHGAIRSVDMDEGVFGIAHSELIAKEDMQQLFEHEELGIAVIHTYIWYSDQSIIYLVEQFIYTFQ, from the exons atgttgaaaaaagctggtaaggatattccaacgaagtccgggacaaaaacaaatcctaaatctcaaaaagag gttcccggtcaaatgttggacaaagctagtaaggaaattccaacgacgtccgggacaaaatctcaaattatgatgcgtcttgagaaaatggtggaagagtcagatattatgcacggcgccatccgtagtgtagatatggatgaaggtgttttcggaattgctcattccgaattaattgcaaaggaggacatgcaacaactttttgaacacgaagaattgggcatcgctgtcattcatacatacatatggtactccgatcaatctattatttacttagttgaacaatttatttacacatttcaatga